Proteins from a single region of Chaetodon trifascialis isolate fChaTrf1 chromosome 10, fChaTrf1.hap1, whole genome shotgun sequence:
- the deaf1 gene encoding deformed epidermal autoregulatory factor 1 homolog isoform X3, with the protein MDEADSATKALGLDEPPISIPPVNGSDTESEAEVTTMAVMAEPGNIDMGAESLPNPDEAEAAFAEVTAVTVADVQAGEDNVFTTTVATSGSLPEHMLSGRTTLQLGEGLSTQKATLIVVHTDGSIVEAAGLKSATIASGSQTPPTPLTPPQDKDSCSKYNWDPTVYNNELPVRCRNTSGVLYKTRLGSGGKGRCIRHNQQWFTPTEFEGLAGRASSKDWKRSIRYAGRPLLCLIQERILNPHAASCTCAACCDDLTGCPKDTDSLVAENISMTGPVRLFVPYKRRKKDNEPRVTTPKKELPATKNITLAPGTTFTVSPSGQFTTSGTLTFDRTPTGDTTAAAIISEGSAQSEVFASTAVLTALPALAVAPQPVQAKMTMAAVAEASPSVGLVSGLEVSPIGGAGPSVSEGQKNTWVYLEELASTLLSNVQQLKTLIEQAKNSPGDVAGAKGQGGRTECGLSHSFQQPDNSEAKRSSEITDIVINQMCVNCGRVAMSECTGCHKVNYCSTFCQRKDWRDHQHTCCQSAGGVAGQEEPVTAMDMDKVK; encoded by the exons ATGGACGAGGCGGACTCGGCCACGAAGGCGCTCGGGCTGGATGAACCGCCCATCAGCATACCGCCGGTAAACGGCTCGGATACCGAGTCGGAGGCCGAAGTCACCACGATGGCCGTGATGGCCGAACCGGGAAACATCGACATGGGAGCCGAGTCCCTGCCGAACCCAGACGAGGCCGAGGCGGCGTTCGCAG AGGTGACGGCTGTGACGGTGGCAGATGTTCAAGCTGGAGAGGACAATGTTTTTACCACCACGGTCGCCACATCAGGAAGTCTCCCTGAACACATGCTG AGTGGAAGGACGACCCTCCAGCTGGGAGAAGGTCTCAGTACCCAGAAGGCCACTTTGATCGTGGTTCACACTGACGGCAGCATCGTGGAGGCTGCTGGCCTCAAGTCTGCCACCATCGCATCAG GCTCACAGACTCCACCCACCCCGCTGACTCCACCCCAGGACAAAGACTCCTGTTCAAAGTACAACTGGGACCCCACGGTCTACAACAACGAGCTGCCTGTCCGCTGCAGGAACACGAGCGGGGTCCTGTACAAGACCCGACTGGGATCAG gagGTAAAGGTCGCTGCATCAGACACAACCAGCAGTGGTTCACTCCCACTGAGTTTGAAGGACTGGCCGGAAGAGCGAGCAGCAAAGACTGGAAGAGGAGCATCAGATACGCCGGCAGACCTCTGTTGTGCCTCATACAG GAGCGTATCCTGAACCCCCATGCTGCTTCCTGTACCTGTGCCGCCTGCTGTGATGACCTAACGGGG TGTCCAAAGGATACAGACTCTCTGGTAGCAGAAAACATCAGTATG ACCGGTCCAGTCCGCCTCTTTGTCCCGTACAAGAGACGGAAGAAGGACAACGAGCCTCGGGTCACCACCCCCAAAAAGGAACTTCCTGCCACCAAAAACATCACGCTGGCGCCAGGGACCACAT TCACGGTGTCTCCATCAGGACAATTCACCACCTCTGgcaccttgacctttgaccggACTCCAACGGGCGATACCACCGCCGCCGCCATCATCTCAGAGGGCTCAGCGCAGAGCGAGGTGTTTGCCAGCACAGCAG tgCTGACGGCGCTGCCGGCACTGGCTGTGGCCCCTCAGCCGGTTCAGGCCAAGATGACGATGGCAGCGGTGGCGGAGGCGTCCCCGTCGGTGGGGCTGGTGAGTGGGCTAGAGGTGTCGCCCATAGGGGGGGCGGGGCCATCAGTCAGTGAAGGGCAGAAGAACACCTGGGTGTACCTGGAGGAGCTGGCCAGTACGCTGCTGAGCAACgtccagcagctgaagactCTGATCGAACAGGCCAAAAACTCTCCGGGGGACGTTGCAGGGGCCAAAGGTCAGGGAGGCAGGACTgag tgtggtcTCAGTCATTCATTTCAGCAGCCGGACAACTCAGAGGCCAAGAGGAGCTCTGAAATCACCGACATCGTCATCAAC cagatgtgtgtCAACTGTGGTCGGGTGGCGATGAGCGAATGCACAGGCTGTCACAAGGTCAACTACTGCTCCACCTTCTGTCAGAGGAAG GACTGGAGGGATCACCAGCAcacctgctgtcagtcagcaggGGGTGTGGCGGGTCAGGAGGAGCCAGTCACAGCCATGGACATGGACAAGGTGAAATAA
- the deaf1 gene encoding deformed epidermal autoregulatory factor 1 homolog isoform X2, giving the protein MDEADSATKALGLDEPPISIPPVNGSDTESEAEVTTMAVMAEPGNIDMGAESLPNPDEAEAAFAEVTAVTVADVQAGEDNVFTTTVATSGSLPEHMLSGRTTLQLGEGLSTQKATLIVVHTDGSIVEAAGLKSATIASGSQTPPTPLTPPQDKDSCSKYNWDPTVYNNELPVRCRNTSGVLYKTRLGSGGKGRCIRHNQQWFTPTEFEGLAGRASSKDWKRSIRYAGRPLLCLIQERILNPHAASCTCAACCDDLTGCPKDTDSLVAENISMTGPVRLFVPYKRRKKDNEPRVTTPKKELPATKNITLAPGTTCTAVTVSPSGQFTTSGTLTFDRTPTGDTTAAAIISEGSAQSEVFASTAVLTALPALAVAPQPVQAKMTMAAVAEASPSVGLVSGLEVSPIGGAGPSVSEGQKNTWVYLEELASTLLSNVQQLKTLIEQAKNSPGDVAGAKGQGGRTECGLSHSFQQPDNSEAKRSSEITDIVINMCVNCGRVAMSECTGCHKVNYCSTFCQRKDWRDHQHTCCQSAGGVAGQEEPVTAMDMDKVK; this is encoded by the exons ATGGACGAGGCGGACTCGGCCACGAAGGCGCTCGGGCTGGATGAACCGCCCATCAGCATACCGCCGGTAAACGGCTCGGATACCGAGTCGGAGGCCGAAGTCACCACGATGGCCGTGATGGCCGAACCGGGAAACATCGACATGGGAGCCGAGTCCCTGCCGAACCCAGACGAGGCCGAGGCGGCGTTCGCAG AGGTGACGGCTGTGACGGTGGCAGATGTTCAAGCTGGAGAGGACAATGTTTTTACCACCACGGTCGCCACATCAGGAAGTCTCCCTGAACACATGCTG AGTGGAAGGACGACCCTCCAGCTGGGAGAAGGTCTCAGTACCCAGAAGGCCACTTTGATCGTGGTTCACACTGACGGCAGCATCGTGGAGGCTGCTGGCCTCAAGTCTGCCACCATCGCATCAG GCTCACAGACTCCACCCACCCCGCTGACTCCACCCCAGGACAAAGACTCCTGTTCAAAGTACAACTGGGACCCCACGGTCTACAACAACGAGCTGCCTGTCCGCTGCAGGAACACGAGCGGGGTCCTGTACAAGACCCGACTGGGATCAG gagGTAAAGGTCGCTGCATCAGACACAACCAGCAGTGGTTCACTCCCACTGAGTTTGAAGGACTGGCCGGAAGAGCGAGCAGCAAAGACTGGAAGAGGAGCATCAGATACGCCGGCAGACCTCTGTTGTGCCTCATACAG GAGCGTATCCTGAACCCCCATGCTGCTTCCTGTACCTGTGCCGCCTGCTGTGATGACCTAACGGGG TGTCCAAAGGATACAGACTCTCTGGTAGCAGAAAACATCAGTATG ACCGGTCCAGTCCGCCTCTTTGTCCCGTACAAGAGACGGAAGAAGGACAACGAGCCTCGGGTCACCACCCCCAAAAAGGAACTTCCTGCCACCAAAAACATCACGCTGGCGCCAGGGACCACATGTACGGCAG TCACGGTGTCTCCATCAGGACAATTCACCACCTCTGgcaccttgacctttgaccggACTCCAACGGGCGATACCACCGCCGCCGCCATCATCTCAGAGGGCTCAGCGCAGAGCGAGGTGTTTGCCAGCACAGCAG tgCTGACGGCGCTGCCGGCACTGGCTGTGGCCCCTCAGCCGGTTCAGGCCAAGATGACGATGGCAGCGGTGGCGGAGGCGTCCCCGTCGGTGGGGCTGGTGAGTGGGCTAGAGGTGTCGCCCATAGGGGGGGCGGGGCCATCAGTCAGTGAAGGGCAGAAGAACACCTGGGTGTACCTGGAGGAGCTGGCCAGTACGCTGCTGAGCAACgtccagcagctgaagactCTGATCGAACAGGCCAAAAACTCTCCGGGGGACGTTGCAGGGGCCAAAGGTCAGGGAGGCAGGACTgag tgtggtcTCAGTCATTCATTTCAGCAGCCGGACAACTCAGAGGCCAAGAGGAGCTCTGAAATCACCGACATCGTCATCAAC atgtgtgtCAACTGTGGTCGGGTGGCGATGAGCGAATGCACAGGCTGTCACAAGGTCAACTACTGCTCCACCTTCTGTCAGAGGAAG GACTGGAGGGATCACCAGCAcacctgctgtcagtcagcaggGGGTGTGGCGGGTCAGGAGGAGCCAGTCACAGCCATGGACATGGACAAGGTGAAATAA
- the deaf1 gene encoding deformed epidermal autoregulatory factor 1 homolog isoform X1, giving the protein MDEADSATKALGLDEPPISIPPVNGSDTESEAEVTTMAVMAEPGNIDMGAESLPNPDEAEAAFAEVTAVTVADVQAGEDNVFTTTVATSGSLPEHMLSGRTTLQLGEGLSTQKATLIVVHTDGSIVEAAGLKSATIASGSQTPPTPLTPPQDKDSCSKYNWDPTVYNNELPVRCRNTSGVLYKTRLGSGGKGRCIRHNQQWFTPTEFEGLAGRASSKDWKRSIRYAGRPLLCLIQERILNPHAASCTCAACCDDLTGCPKDTDSLVAENISMTGPVRLFVPYKRRKKDNEPRVTTPKKELPATKNITLAPGTTCTAVTVSPSGQFTTSGTLTFDRTPTGDTTAAAIISEGSAQSEVFASTAVLTALPALAVAPQPVQAKMTMAAVAEASPSVGLVSGLEVSPIGGAGPSVSEGQKNTWVYLEELASTLLSNVQQLKTLIEQAKNSPGDVAGAKGQGGRTECGLSHSFQQPDNSEAKRSSEITDIVINQMCVNCGRVAMSECTGCHKVNYCSTFCQRKDWRDHQHTCCQSAGGVAGQEEPVTAMDMDKVK; this is encoded by the exons ATGGACGAGGCGGACTCGGCCACGAAGGCGCTCGGGCTGGATGAACCGCCCATCAGCATACCGCCGGTAAACGGCTCGGATACCGAGTCGGAGGCCGAAGTCACCACGATGGCCGTGATGGCCGAACCGGGAAACATCGACATGGGAGCCGAGTCCCTGCCGAACCCAGACGAGGCCGAGGCGGCGTTCGCAG AGGTGACGGCTGTGACGGTGGCAGATGTTCAAGCTGGAGAGGACAATGTTTTTACCACCACGGTCGCCACATCAGGAAGTCTCCCTGAACACATGCTG AGTGGAAGGACGACCCTCCAGCTGGGAGAAGGTCTCAGTACCCAGAAGGCCACTTTGATCGTGGTTCACACTGACGGCAGCATCGTGGAGGCTGCTGGCCTCAAGTCTGCCACCATCGCATCAG GCTCACAGACTCCACCCACCCCGCTGACTCCACCCCAGGACAAAGACTCCTGTTCAAAGTACAACTGGGACCCCACGGTCTACAACAACGAGCTGCCTGTCCGCTGCAGGAACACGAGCGGGGTCCTGTACAAGACCCGACTGGGATCAG gagGTAAAGGTCGCTGCATCAGACACAACCAGCAGTGGTTCACTCCCACTGAGTTTGAAGGACTGGCCGGAAGAGCGAGCAGCAAAGACTGGAAGAGGAGCATCAGATACGCCGGCAGACCTCTGTTGTGCCTCATACAG GAGCGTATCCTGAACCCCCATGCTGCTTCCTGTACCTGTGCCGCCTGCTGTGATGACCTAACGGGG TGTCCAAAGGATACAGACTCTCTGGTAGCAGAAAACATCAGTATG ACCGGTCCAGTCCGCCTCTTTGTCCCGTACAAGAGACGGAAGAAGGACAACGAGCCTCGGGTCACCACCCCCAAAAAGGAACTTCCTGCCACCAAAAACATCACGCTGGCGCCAGGGACCACATGTACGGCAG TCACGGTGTCTCCATCAGGACAATTCACCACCTCTGgcaccttgacctttgaccggACTCCAACGGGCGATACCACCGCCGCCGCCATCATCTCAGAGGGCTCAGCGCAGAGCGAGGTGTTTGCCAGCACAGCAG tgCTGACGGCGCTGCCGGCACTGGCTGTGGCCCCTCAGCCGGTTCAGGCCAAGATGACGATGGCAGCGGTGGCGGAGGCGTCCCCGTCGGTGGGGCTGGTGAGTGGGCTAGAGGTGTCGCCCATAGGGGGGGCGGGGCCATCAGTCAGTGAAGGGCAGAAGAACACCTGGGTGTACCTGGAGGAGCTGGCCAGTACGCTGCTGAGCAACgtccagcagctgaagactCTGATCGAACAGGCCAAAAACTCTCCGGGGGACGTTGCAGGGGCCAAAGGTCAGGGAGGCAGGACTgag tgtggtcTCAGTCATTCATTTCAGCAGCCGGACAACTCAGAGGCCAAGAGGAGCTCTGAAATCACCGACATCGTCATCAAC cagatgtgtgtCAACTGTGGTCGGGTGGCGATGAGCGAATGCACAGGCTGTCACAAGGTCAACTACTGCTCCACCTTCTGTCAGAGGAAG GACTGGAGGGATCACCAGCAcacctgctgtcagtcagcaggGGGTGTGGCGGGTCAGGAGGAGCCAGTCACAGCCATGGACATGGACAAGGTGAAATAA
- the bet1l gene encoding BET1-like protein — MADWNRGHSSVDDMLDAENKRLAENLATKVSRLKSLAYDIDREVDDQNEYLDGMDSNFLSATGLLSGSVKRFSTMVRSSRDNRRILCYVSVGLVMAFFLLYYLVSRIQR; from the exons ATGGCGGACTGGAATAGAG gtcaTAGCTCTGTGGACGACATGCTGGATGCTGAAAACAAACGTCTGGCTGAGAACTTGGCCACCAAAGTCTCCAGACTTAAATCT CTGGCATACGACATCGACAGAGAGGTTGATGACCAGAATGAGTATCTGGACGGCATG GATTCAAACTTCCTGAGTGCAACAGGTCTGCTGAGCGGCAGCGTGAAACGTTTCTCCACCATGGTCCGATCCAGCAGAGACAACCGCCGCATCCTCTGCTACGTCTCTGTGGGCCTTGTCATGGCCTTCTTCCTGCTTTACTACCTGGTCTCCAGGATTCAGCGCTGA